The Magnolia sinica isolate HGM2019 chromosome 9, MsV1, whole genome shotgun sequence genome contains a region encoding:
- the LOC131255825 gene encoding cellulose synthase-like protein E2 isoform X3 — MGREGYLPLFETKEAKGRIAFKIYAISVFVGVCMIWVYRATHVPKEGLRWAWFCMFGAEIWFGIYWIFTQSARWRPVYRSTFKERLSHRYEDELPGVDIFVCTADPTMEPPTLVINTVLSVMAYDYPPEKLSIYLSDDGGSDLTFYALLEASHFAKHWIPFCKKFKVDPRSPAVYFGTTSEPHDTEHANQWLSTKNLYEEMANRIDTAVKLGHIPSEIRAEHKGFAEWHSVINSGNHHTILQIIIDGRDPNAVDIEGSALPTLVYMAREKRPQHPHNFKAGALNALVELHGMDAFGGPLYIGTGCFFRRESLCGKKYGEDYKEEWKKEMEGRAKGSAMELEDRAKGLASCTCEVNTQWGKEMGLKYGCPVEDVITGLAIQCRGWKSIYLNPTRKAFLGVAPTTLLQTLVQHKRWTEGHLQIFLTKHCSFIQGHGKIKLRLQMGYAIYNAWALNAFPTLCYVAVPSLALLNGISLFPRVSSPWFVPFAYVTISKHGYSLGEGLCLGETIESWWNLQRMWLYKRTASYFFATIDAALQLSGLAKSAFAITAKATDEEVAKRYDQEIMEFGSTSPMFTILATLAMLNFFCLIGAIKRVAMGDEMGDMEALVLQFVLCGVLVIINWPIYQGLFLRKDMGRLPISVAFTSIGLAALACLMPIY, encoded by the exons atgggaagaGAAGGGTATCTACCTCTCTTTGAAACTAAGGAGGCAAAAGGCAGGATTGCAtttaagatttatgcaatttcggTATTTGTAGGCGTTTGTATGATTTGGGTGTACAGAGCAACTCATGTTCCAaaagaagggttgagatgggcGTGGTTTTGCATGTTTGGAGCTGAGATTTGGTTTGGAATTTATTGGATTTTCACGCAATCAGCACGTTGGAGGCCTGTCTATCGATCTACCTTCAAAGAAAGGCTCTCCCACAG ATATGAAGATGAGTTGCCAGGGGTGGACATTTTCGTGTGCACTGCGGACCCCACAATGGAACCACCCACCCTAGTAATCAACACCGTTCTTTCAGTCATGGCCTATGATTACCCACCGGAGAAACTGAGCATCTACCTCTCCGATGATGGTGGGTCAGATCTAACATTCTACGCTCTACTAGAGGCCTCCCACTTCGCAAAGCATTGGATCCCATTTTGCAAGAAATTCAAGGTGGACCCAAGATCACCTGCAGTCTATTTTGGCACAACATCTGAGCCACATGATACTGAGCACGCCAATCAATGGCTGTCCACCAAG AACTTGTATGAAGAAATGGCGAATCGGATTGACACCGCAGTTAAGTTGGGCCATATACCCAGCGAAATCCGAGCGGAGCACAAAGGTTTTGCAGAGTGGCATTCGGTTATAAATTCAGGCAACCATCATACCATTCTTCAG ATAATAATTGATGGGAGGGACCCGAATGCTGTGGATATTGAAGGATCGGCATTGCCAACACTCGTGTACATGGCACGTGAGAAGAGACCTCAACATCCCCACAACTTCAAAGCTGGTGCTTTGAATGCATTG GTGGAATTACACGGTATGGACGCTTTTGGAGGGCCACTCTACATTGGGACCGGATGCTTTTTTAGGAGGGAGAGTCTATGTGGGAAGAAGTATGGTGAGGACTACAAGGAGGAATGGAAAAAAGAAATGGAAGGGCGAGCAAAGGGAAGTGCTATGGAGTTGGAGGACAGAGCCAAAGGTCTTGCAAGTTGCACTTGTGAAGTGAATACTCAGTGGGGAaaagag ATGGGTTTGAAGTATGGGTGTCCAGTGGAGGATGTGATAACAGGTCTGGCAATTCAATGTAGGGGGTGGAAATCTATATATCTCAACCCAACTAGGAAAGCATTCTTGGGTGTTGCACCTACAACTTTGTTACAAACATTGGTTCAACATAAGAGATGGACAGAAGGACACCTTCAAATATTCCTCACCAAGCATTGTTCCTTCATACAAGGACATGGCAAGATAAAGCTAAGACTTCAAATGGGCTATGCTATTTACAATGCATGGGCTCTCAATGCATTCCCAACACTATGTTATGTTGCAGTCCCATCCCTTGCCCTTCTCAATGGCATTTCCTTGTTCCCAAGG GTCTCAAGCCCATGGTTCGTACCCTTTGCGTATGTGACCATCTCAAAGCACGGATACAGCCTAGGCGAGGGGCTATGTTTGGGAGAGACGATTGAGTCATGGTGGAACCTACAGCGGATGTGGCTCTACAAAAGGACTGCGTCGTATTTCTTCGCCACCATCGATGCGGCACTCCAGTTATCAGGGCTTGCCAAGTCAGCATTCGCGATCACAGCCAAGGCAACTGATGAGGAGGTGGCGAAGAGGTATGATCAGGAGATCATGGAGTTTGGGTCCACTTCTCCCATGTTCACCATCCTAGCAACGCTGGCGATGTTGAACTTCTTCTGTCTAATTGGTGCAATCAAGAGGGTAGCCATGGGTGATGAAATGGGAGATATGGAGGCATTGGTGTTGCAGTTTGTTCTATGTGGGGTGTTGGTCATCATCAACTGGCCTATCTATCAAGGGCTCTTCTTGCGCAAGGACATGGGCCGCCTGCCTATTTCAGTTGCATTTACATCTATTGGTTTAGCTGCGCTGGCTTGTCTAATGCCCATATATTAG
- the LOC131255825 gene encoding cellulose synthase-like protein E6 isoform X2, which yields MGREGYLPLFETKEAKGRIAFKIYAISVFVGVCMIWVYRATHVPKEGLRWAWFCMFGAEIWFGIYWIFTQSARWRPVYRSTFKERLSHRYEDELPGVDIFVCTADPTMEPPTLVINTVLSVMAYDYPPEKLSIYLSDDGGSDLTFYALLEASHFAKHWIPFCKKFKVDPRSPAVYFGTTSEPHDTEHANQWLSTKIIIDGRDPNAVDIEGSALPTLVYMAREKRPQHPHNFKAGALNALMRVSSVISNGPIILTVDCDMYSNNAETVRDVLCLFMDEEKGHEIAFVQFPQNFDNLSKNDIYAHSFKVVLGVELHGMDAFGGPLYIGTGCFFRRESLCGKKYGEDYKEEWKKEMEGRAKGSAMELEDRAKGLASCTCEVNTQWGKEMGLKYGCPVEDVITGLAIQCRGWKSIYLNPTRKAFLGVAPTTLLQTLVQHKRWTEGHLQIFLTKHCSFIQGHGKIKLRLQMGYAIYNAWALNAFPTLCYVAVPSLALLNGISLFPRVSSPWFVPFAYVTISKHGYSLGEGLCLGETIESWWNLQRMWLYKRTASYFFATIDAALQLSGLAKSAFAITAKATDEEVAKRYDQEIMEFGSTSPMFTILATLAMLNFFCLIGAIKRVAMGDEMGDMEALVLQFVLCGVLVIINWPIYQGLFLRKDMGRLPISVAFTSIGLAALACLMPIY from the exons atgggaagaGAAGGGTATCTACCTCTCTTTGAAACTAAGGAGGCAAAAGGCAGGATTGCAtttaagatttatgcaatttcggTATTTGTAGGCGTTTGTATGATTTGGGTGTACAGAGCAACTCATGTTCCAaaagaagggttgagatgggcGTGGTTTTGCATGTTTGGAGCTGAGATTTGGTTTGGAATTTATTGGATTTTCACGCAATCAGCACGTTGGAGGCCTGTCTATCGATCTACCTTCAAAGAAAGGCTCTCCCACAG ATATGAAGATGAGTTGCCAGGGGTGGACATTTTCGTGTGCACTGCGGACCCCACAATGGAACCACCCACCCTAGTAATCAACACCGTTCTTTCAGTCATGGCCTATGATTACCCACCGGAGAAACTGAGCATCTACCTCTCCGATGATGGTGGGTCAGATCTAACATTCTACGCTCTACTAGAGGCCTCCCACTTCGCAAAGCATTGGATCCCATTTTGCAAGAAATTCAAGGTGGACCCAAGATCACCTGCAGTCTATTTTGGCACAACATCTGAGCCACATGATACTGAGCACGCCAATCAATGGCTGTCCACCAAG ATAATAATTGATGGGAGGGACCCGAATGCTGTGGATATTGAAGGATCGGCATTGCCAACACTCGTGTACATGGCACGTGAGAAGAGACCTCAACATCCCCACAACTTCAAAGCTGGTGCTTTGAATGCATTG ATGCGGGTATCGTCGGTCATAAGCAATGGGCCAATCATCCTGACCGTAGACTGCGACATGTACTCAAACAATGCGGAAACAGTTAGAGATGTATTGTGTCTTTTCATGGATGAAGAGAAGGGTCATGAAATTGCCTTCGTACAATTCCCTCAGAACTTCGACAATCTCTCTAAGAATGATATTTATGCTCATTCCTTCAAGGTAGTTCTAGGG GTGGAATTACACGGTATGGACGCTTTTGGAGGGCCACTCTACATTGGGACCGGATGCTTTTTTAGGAGGGAGAGTCTATGTGGGAAGAAGTATGGTGAGGACTACAAGGAGGAATGGAAAAAAGAAATGGAAGGGCGAGCAAAGGGAAGTGCTATGGAGTTGGAGGACAGAGCCAAAGGTCTTGCAAGTTGCACTTGTGAAGTGAATACTCAGTGGGGAaaagag ATGGGTTTGAAGTATGGGTGTCCAGTGGAGGATGTGATAACAGGTCTGGCAATTCAATGTAGGGGGTGGAAATCTATATATCTCAACCCAACTAGGAAAGCATTCTTGGGTGTTGCACCTACAACTTTGTTACAAACATTGGTTCAACATAAGAGATGGACAGAAGGACACCTTCAAATATTCCTCACCAAGCATTGTTCCTTCATACAAGGACATGGCAAGATAAAGCTAAGACTTCAAATGGGCTATGCTATTTACAATGCATGGGCTCTCAATGCATTCCCAACACTATGTTATGTTGCAGTCCCATCCCTTGCCCTTCTCAATGGCATTTCCTTGTTCCCAAGG GTCTCAAGCCCATGGTTCGTACCCTTTGCGTATGTGACCATCTCAAAGCACGGATACAGCCTAGGCGAGGGGCTATGTTTGGGAGAGACGATTGAGTCATGGTGGAACCTACAGCGGATGTGGCTCTACAAAAGGACTGCGTCGTATTTCTTCGCCACCATCGATGCGGCACTCCAGTTATCAGGGCTTGCCAAGTCAGCATTCGCGATCACAGCCAAGGCAACTGATGAGGAGGTGGCGAAGAGGTATGATCAGGAGATCATGGAGTTTGGGTCCACTTCTCCCATGTTCACCATCCTAGCAACGCTGGCGATGTTGAACTTCTTCTGTCTAATTGGTGCAATCAAGAGGGTAGCCATGGGTGATGAAATGGGAGATATGGAGGCATTGGTGTTGCAGTTTGTTCTATGTGGGGTGTTGGTCATCATCAACTGGCCTATCTATCAAGGGCTCTTCTTGCGCAAGGACATGGGCCGCCTGCCTATTTCAGTTGCATTTACATCTATTGGTTTAGCTGCGCTGGCTTGTCTAATGCCCATATATTAG
- the LOC131255825 gene encoding cellulose synthase-like protein E6 isoform X1, translating to MGREGYLPLFETKEAKGRIAFKIYAISVFVGVCMIWVYRATHVPKEGLRWAWFCMFGAEIWFGIYWIFTQSARWRPVYRSTFKERLSHRYEDELPGVDIFVCTADPTMEPPTLVINTVLSVMAYDYPPEKLSIYLSDDGGSDLTFYALLEASHFAKHWIPFCKKFKVDPRSPAVYFGTTSEPHDTEHANQWLSTKNLYEEMANRIDTAVKLGHIPSEIRAEHKGFAEWHSVINSGNHHTILQIIIDGRDPNAVDIEGSALPTLVYMAREKRPQHPHNFKAGALNALMRVSSVISNGPIILTVDCDMYSNNAETVRDVLCLFMDEEKGHEIAFVQFPQNFDNLSKNDIYAHSFKVVLGVELHGMDAFGGPLYIGTGCFFRRESLCGKKYGEDYKEEWKKEMEGRAKGSAMELEDRAKGLASCTCEVNTQWGKEMGLKYGCPVEDVITGLAIQCRGWKSIYLNPTRKAFLGVAPTTLLQTLVQHKRWTEGHLQIFLTKHCSFIQGHGKIKLRLQMGYAIYNAWALNAFPTLCYVAVPSLALLNGISLFPRVSSPWFVPFAYVTISKHGYSLGEGLCLGETIESWWNLQRMWLYKRTASYFFATIDAALQLSGLAKSAFAITAKATDEEVAKRYDQEIMEFGSTSPMFTILATLAMLNFFCLIGAIKRVAMGDEMGDMEALVLQFVLCGVLVIINWPIYQGLFLRKDMGRLPISVAFTSIGLAALACLMPIY from the exons atgggaagaGAAGGGTATCTACCTCTCTTTGAAACTAAGGAGGCAAAAGGCAGGATTGCAtttaagatttatgcaatttcggTATTTGTAGGCGTTTGTATGATTTGGGTGTACAGAGCAACTCATGTTCCAaaagaagggttgagatgggcGTGGTTTTGCATGTTTGGAGCTGAGATTTGGTTTGGAATTTATTGGATTTTCACGCAATCAGCACGTTGGAGGCCTGTCTATCGATCTACCTTCAAAGAAAGGCTCTCCCACAG ATATGAAGATGAGTTGCCAGGGGTGGACATTTTCGTGTGCACTGCGGACCCCACAATGGAACCACCCACCCTAGTAATCAACACCGTTCTTTCAGTCATGGCCTATGATTACCCACCGGAGAAACTGAGCATCTACCTCTCCGATGATGGTGGGTCAGATCTAACATTCTACGCTCTACTAGAGGCCTCCCACTTCGCAAAGCATTGGATCCCATTTTGCAAGAAATTCAAGGTGGACCCAAGATCACCTGCAGTCTATTTTGGCACAACATCTGAGCCACATGATACTGAGCACGCCAATCAATGGCTGTCCACCAAG AACTTGTATGAAGAAATGGCGAATCGGATTGACACCGCAGTTAAGTTGGGCCATATACCCAGCGAAATCCGAGCGGAGCACAAAGGTTTTGCAGAGTGGCATTCGGTTATAAATTCAGGCAACCATCATACCATTCTTCAG ATAATAATTGATGGGAGGGACCCGAATGCTGTGGATATTGAAGGATCGGCATTGCCAACACTCGTGTACATGGCACGTGAGAAGAGACCTCAACATCCCCACAACTTCAAAGCTGGTGCTTTGAATGCATTG ATGCGGGTATCGTCGGTCATAAGCAATGGGCCAATCATCCTGACCGTAGACTGCGACATGTACTCAAACAATGCGGAAACAGTTAGAGATGTATTGTGTCTTTTCATGGATGAAGAGAAGGGTCATGAAATTGCCTTCGTACAATTCCCTCAGAACTTCGACAATCTCTCTAAGAATGATATTTATGCTCATTCCTTCAAGGTAGTTCTAGGG GTGGAATTACACGGTATGGACGCTTTTGGAGGGCCACTCTACATTGGGACCGGATGCTTTTTTAGGAGGGAGAGTCTATGTGGGAAGAAGTATGGTGAGGACTACAAGGAGGAATGGAAAAAAGAAATGGAAGGGCGAGCAAAGGGAAGTGCTATGGAGTTGGAGGACAGAGCCAAAGGTCTTGCAAGTTGCACTTGTGAAGTGAATACTCAGTGGGGAaaagag ATGGGTTTGAAGTATGGGTGTCCAGTGGAGGATGTGATAACAGGTCTGGCAATTCAATGTAGGGGGTGGAAATCTATATATCTCAACCCAACTAGGAAAGCATTCTTGGGTGTTGCACCTACAACTTTGTTACAAACATTGGTTCAACATAAGAGATGGACAGAAGGACACCTTCAAATATTCCTCACCAAGCATTGTTCCTTCATACAAGGACATGGCAAGATAAAGCTAAGACTTCAAATGGGCTATGCTATTTACAATGCATGGGCTCTCAATGCATTCCCAACACTATGTTATGTTGCAGTCCCATCCCTTGCCCTTCTCAATGGCATTTCCTTGTTCCCAAGG GTCTCAAGCCCATGGTTCGTACCCTTTGCGTATGTGACCATCTCAAAGCACGGATACAGCCTAGGCGAGGGGCTATGTTTGGGAGAGACGATTGAGTCATGGTGGAACCTACAGCGGATGTGGCTCTACAAAAGGACTGCGTCGTATTTCTTCGCCACCATCGATGCGGCACTCCAGTTATCAGGGCTTGCCAAGTCAGCATTCGCGATCACAGCCAAGGCAACTGATGAGGAGGTGGCGAAGAGGTATGATCAGGAGATCATGGAGTTTGGGTCCACTTCTCCCATGTTCACCATCCTAGCAACGCTGGCGATGTTGAACTTCTTCTGTCTAATTGGTGCAATCAAGAGGGTAGCCATGGGTGATGAAATGGGAGATATGGAGGCATTGGTGTTGCAGTTTGTTCTATGTGGGGTGTTGGTCATCATCAACTGGCCTATCTATCAAGGGCTCTTCTTGCGCAAGGACATGGGCCGCCTGCCTATTTCAGTTGCATTTACATCTATTGGTTTAGCTGCGCTGGCTTGTCTAATGCCCATATATTAG
- the LOC131255220 gene encoding receptor-like protein 7 has product MHPRPLLSALLRLKHGFNFSDDSFTTLSSWNLDNKNCCSWEGIMCRGATGHVISLNLSHLWISGWVDFQSIFHLHSLKKLDLTGNYFDVSPFPSGFNQLLSLTDLSLSSSRFTGQIPREISRLTSLVSLHLTYDRYYEDSQLQILKLENPSIGALVQNLSSLRELSLDGVKISAHGTEWGQALFNALPRLRKFSLSYCKLSGPIHSSLSQLPFLSELDLSNNSLSSALPKFVTSFSKLHYLDLSSNSFSGPIPSSYGNELLNLEEIILSGNLLNGTIPSSLFSLPSLRRLDLRSNQLEGQLGELHNASFSQLEDIYLDNNNLQGIIPSSIFKLRKLGVLSCPSNNFSGNVELGLFMSLKNFWYLDLSDNSLSIDNPSNYSSSISFPPMIKFLKLRSCNISEFPGHVVERSKERKISSDALMAK; this is encoded by the exons ATGCATCCAAGACCACTTCTCTCTGCTTTGCTCCGGCTCAAGCATGGCTTTAACTTCTCTGATGACAGCTTCACAACCCTCTCCTCCTGGAATCTTGATAACAAGAATTGCTGCTCTTGGGAAGGTATCATGTGCCGTGGGGCCACTGGTCACGTGATCAGCCTCAACCTCAGCCACCTCTGGATATCTggttgggttgattttcaaagcATCTTTCATCTTCACAGCTTAAAGAAACTCGATCTCACTGGCAACTACTTTGATGTCTCTCCATTCCCTTCTGGGTTCAATCAGCTACTGAGCTTGACCGATCTCAGCCTCTCTTCTTCGCGCTTCACTGGCCAAATCCCACGTGAAATCTCCCGCCTGACCAGTTTGGTTTCTCTCCATCTAACTTACGATCGTTATTACGAAGATTCTCAACTTCAAATTCTGAAGCTTGAGAACCCAAGCATCGGTGCACTAGTCCAAAACCTATCGAGTCTGAGAGAACTCTCTCTTGATGGTGTAAAAATCTCAGCGCATGGTACTGAGTGGGGTCAGGCCTTGTTCAATGCACTCCCTCGACTCCGCAAGTTTAGCTTGTCCTACTGTAAGCTTTCAGGCCCCATCCATTCTTCCCTTTCGCAGCTCCCTTTCctatctgaactcgacctcagcaATAATAGTCTCTCTTCCGCACTACCCAAATTTGTAACCAGCTTTAGCAAACTGCACTATTTGGATCTTTCATCGAATAGTTTCAGCGGTCCAATTCCTTCTTCCTATGGAAATGAGCTTCTGAATCTTGAAGAGATCATCTTATCAGGCAATTTGCTAAATGGGACCATACCATCATCCTTGTTTTCACTCCCATCGTTACGGAGGCTAGATCTCAGAAGTAACCAACTTGAAGGTCAGCTCGGCGAGCTCCACAATGCCTCTTTCTCTCAATTGGAGGACATTTATTTGGATAACAACAACCTGCAAGGGATTATACCGAGCTCGATCTTTAAACTTAGGAAGCTTGGTGTCCTTTCATGTCCTTCCAACAATTTCAGTGGCAATGTGGAGCTAGGCCTATTCATGAGTCTCAAGAACTTCTGGTATCTTGATCTTTCAGATAACAGCTTGTCAATTGATAACCCGAGTAATTATTCATCATCCATCTCTTTTCCTCCGATGATAAAGTTTTTGAAACTCCGGTCATGCAACATTAGTGAATTTCCAG GCCACGTGGTGGAAAGATCTAAAGAAAGGAAGATTTCTTCAGATGCTTTGATGGCTAAATAA